DNA sequence from the Pedobacter schmidteae genome:
AAAAGATACCACATGGTTAGAATGTACCAGCCAATACACACCAACAGGCTTTATCGGAAACGACAATTCGAACAGAACTGTACTACTGATTACAGAAGAAGGTGGTAAACTTGCCCAAACGCCAGTTTACAATCCGCAGAGCAATTATCAAAAAAGAAGTACGAAAGTTGAACTTGATGAAGAAGGATCTGCCAACATCCACATAGAAACACAGTATGGGAACTCCCAATATGAAGACAATGTGGGGATGCTTTTTATAGAACCTACAGAAAAAAGAAAACGAATCATGAACGAGCTGAGTATCCCTAACATGCAGATCACTGATTTTAGTTACGTGCAACCTAATAAAGACTTACCTATACTGGACGAGAAAATAAGTTTAAAATGTACGCAGCTGCTTACAAAGGGTGGCGACAAGCTATTTCTGACACTTAATTTGCTAAACAGGCAGGAAAACACAGTAACCCAAATGGACAACAGAAAGACCTTTTTTGGTGTTAAATATGGATACAATGATGAAGATGAAATCACTTATACCATCCCTAAAGGGTTTAAAGTAGAATTTATCCCAAAAGATATCCTGATAGAGTCAGAATTTGGGAAGTACATAGCAAAAACTGTTGTAAAGGACAATACGTTGATCTATACGCGTACTAAAACCATGATCGACAAACAATATCCACCAGAGAAATACAATGATTTTGTAGCTTTTTACAAAAAAATGTACCAGGCGGATAAACAGAAAAGTATCCTGGCTAAAATAAATTAGCCAGGAATAAATTATTTCTTACCTACAATAACCTTAGTAAAGGTTTCGGTAATCAGGTACTTATTGGCAAGCACCTTTAAATCAGCCGAAGTGATCGATTTCACGGTTTGAATGTAATTTTCGTAATAGCTGTAATCCAGTCCCGAGAAATAAACGTTCTTGAACTTATCAGCATGAGAGAAAGCATTTTCAAGGCTGCCTAGCATAGAACCTAACATATAATTTCTTACCAGTTCCAATTCTTCTTCCTGCACAGGTTCATCTTTCAGGATATTGATCTCCTTTTCAATTTCGTTCAGGGCGTTGCCACATACTTCTGCCCCTACTTCGGTGGCAATAAAAAAGTAGCCAGCATCCTTTAAAGAAGCAACTGCCGAACCGATGCCATAGGTATACCCTTTATCTTCACGGATATTGGCCATTAACCGGGATCCAAAATAACCGCCTAAGACACAATTCAACACCTGAAAACCGGGAAAATCGACATGCTTTCTGGTAATGGCCAGGTTACCCATCCTGATGGCCGATTGAATCGCTTCCGGTCGCTCAACCAGTACCTCTCCCTTGCTAAGCGGAGCTGTAAAACTAAATTCATTGGCTACAGAAACGCCATTATTATTCCAACTTTTACCGATAATGGCGTTCAGGACAGCAAACTCTCGTTCTTCAAACTTACCTGCTACAAAGATGGTACAGTTCTGTGGTTTATAAGCTGAATTAA
Encoded proteins:
- a CDS encoding pitrilysin family protein, which translates into the protein MLNRTLAPESKLVDEISFIEPLKQKLDNGIPVFTINAGKQELVRIEFIFENVNWNAARPLDAIGVSHLVNNGTSVLSAKEIADKVDYYGAFLQTEYGADQTCIKLYTLNKHLPEVLPILYSILNDSVFPAQELAIFIQNQKQSLQVNLQKNDFLARKHFANALFGETPYGSNIQPANYDALRREDLLDYFNSAYKPQNCTIFVAGKFEEREFAVLNAIIGKSWNNNGVSVANEFSFTAPLSKGEVLVERPEAIQSAIRMGNLAITRKHVDFPGFQVLNCVLGGYFGSRLMANIREDKGYTYGIGSAVASLKDAGYFFIATEVGAEVCGNALNEIEKEINILKDEPVQEEELELVRNYMLGSMLGSLENAFSHADKFKNVYFSGLDYSYYENYIQTVKSITSADLKVLANKYLITETFTKVIVGKK